The sequence below is a genomic window from Halococcus saccharolyticus DSM 5350.
GAGCGTCGGGAGATCGTGGTCGAACATCCCGAACAGTTCACCCGCGCTCAGCTTACCCAGTTCGCCCACCTCGTCGACTCGTCGGGGGAGGGCGCGTACATCTACGAAATCCGCGAGGAGGATGTCTGGTGGTCGCCACAGGACCACCTCGACGAGTTCATCGGCACGATCCGCGACGTGCTTCCAGAGCGTGCGCCCGACCTCGAAGAGTGGATCACGAGCCAGTGGGATCGCGCCAGACAGTTCGCACTGACAACCCATCCCGACGGGTACACCGTGCTCGAAGCCGCGAACCCGTCGCTGATGGGCAACATCGCCCGTCAGCAGCTCGACGACGAGCACCTCCACGCGCCGATCACCGACACCGAGAGCTGGGTGGTCGAAGGAAGTGAAAGCGAGATCAAGCGAACGCTCTACGACGCGGGCTACCCCGTCCAGGACCAACGCGATCTCGAACGTGGTGCGGAACTCGACGTCGAGCTCGGGCTCGAACTTCGAGAGTATCAACGCGAGTGGGTCGAGCAGTTCCTCGATTCGGGTGCGGGCGTGCTGGTCGGGCCACCGGGCAGCGGGAAGACGATCGCCGCACTCGCCACGCTCGCTGAGGTCGGTGGCGAAACCCTCGTGCTCGCACCGAGTCGCGAACTCGCCGGCCAGTGGCGCGACCAACTCCTCGCCCACACCGATCTCGATCCGGACCAGATCGGCGAGTACCACGGGGGCGAAAAATCGATCCGGCCGGTGACGATCGCCACGTACCGAACGGCCGGGATGGATCGCCATCGCAAACTCTTCGACGAGCGCCGGTGGGGACTGATCGTCTACGACGAAGTACATCACATCCCAAGCAAAGTGTTTCGCCGGAGTGCGGATCTCCAGGCCAAACACCGGCTCGGGTTGTCCGCGACGCCAGTCCGCGAGGACAACAAAGAATCAGAAATATTTACTCTTATTGGCCCACCGATCGGCACCGACTGGGCGAAGCTGTTCGAAGCGGGGTTCGTCGCCGAGCCCGAGGTCGAACTCCGGTACGTACCGTGGGGAAGCGAGATCGACCGCGAGGAGTACGCGAGCGCCGAAGGTCACGAACGTCGGCAGGTCGCTGGGACGAACTCAGCAAAACTCGACGCCATCCGTTCCTTACTCGACGATCACGCCGATGCGAAAGCGCTGGTGTTCGTCGAGTGGCTCGACCAGGGCCGCGAGTACGCGGAAGCGCTCGGCATTCCCTTCATCAGCGGTGAAACCCGCCACGCCGAGCGCGAGCGGCTGTTCGACGAGTTTCGGCGTGGCGAACGAACGCGACTGATCGTCTCGCGGGTCGGCGACGAGGGGATCGACCTGCCGAACGCCGAGGTCGCCATTATGGCCTCCGGGCTGGGTGGATCGCGCCGCCAAGCCTCCCAGCGTGCCGGTCGGACGATGCGGCCGGCGGGGAATTCTCGGGTATACGTACTCGCGACCCGAGGCACCCGCGAGGAGGACTTCGTTCGCCAGCAGCTCCGTCACCTCGCCGGCAAAGGGGTCCGACTGTCCGAGGCCGAAATCGACGACCCGACCGATCCGTAGCGATCGCCACCTGACCGAGGACAGGCGCGGACAAACGCAGGATCTCACCACTATCTTGACCCGAGATAACGTGCAGTCAGTTATGATCTATTTTGACTGCTGTGAACCGATTAGTGTTCCCGTTTCGTTCGATTGCGCCTGTTTCGGGCGTCGACATCCCGAACCTACTGCCGTCGAACCGCGTGATTCGTATCCAACGTTGTAACGATCCTACCCCTGTTATGCAGCGGACGCCGCACCGGCGTATCGTCGTCCGACTGCGGACGGCAGAAAGGGCCGGACCGTGATGTCGATTTCGCGCAAGGCGCGCTGTCGGATTTTCCGAGCGGTTCGATATCGCACTGTGGAACGTTTCATCGTCGATCTCGCTCGTCACGGAGCCTTCGCCGACCCCGGCAACCGAACTCGTCCGCCGACTGTGTTCGATGAGCGTCGCTCGGTCTTCTGGAGGGTGCTCTGCGCCGTTCGAGACGACTCCACCGAGTTCTCAGTCGGCGCTGGATATTCATGTTCTTTGTTCACGCTCACCGTTCCGGAGGACGGGAATCACGGCCTTTCGGACGGATTCGATCCCGAGTGCTGCTGAGTGGGATTTTCGCGGTTTCTACGTCCGTTCGATCGATGTCGGAGTAGAGGCCAACGAATAATTCCGGCGACGGCTCGGAATCGGTGGTTCGATCGCTTTGTTCTTCATCACGGAACGCTATGTGACGGCCGAATTCGAGCCAAAGTGGAGACCTGCTGGTTTTCGTCGCTCGTATCGGTAGTGTCGTCAGTCCCGCAATGCGGTACATTTAGGTAGATAGTGGGAAATAACCTCATGCATGGCAACGGATGATGAAACGATCGGCGCGGTCGGACGGACACTCGACGTCTTGGAGTTCCTTCGCGAACACGGGGCGGCGACGCTGTCTACCGTTGCGACCGAACTCGACGTGAGCAAGAGTACGGCCCACCGACACCTCCGGACGCTTGAAGGGCGGGAATACGTGGTCGAGCACGACGATGGGTTCCACCTCGGGCTTCGATTCCTCGACCTCGGCGAGTTTACCCGGCGGTGTCGGCCCGAATATCGTCTCGCGAAGGAGAAGGTGGTCGAGCTCGCCGACGAGGTCGACGAACGAGTTCAGTTCATGGTCGAGGAACACGGGCGAGCCGTCTACGTCCACCAGCACTCGGGTCGCCACGCGGTCGAGGCCAACACCCACCCCGGAAAGCGCGTCCCGATCCACGCGAGTGCGGCCGGGCTCGCGATCCTCTCGGAGCTTCCATCGGCGGCCATCGATCGGATCACAGACCGCCATGGGCTCTCAGCCGTCACCCCGAAGACGCTCTCGACGCGCGAGGCGCTGGAGCGAGAACTTCAGGCGACCTGTGATCGGGGGTACAGCATCAACGATCAGGGAATCATCGAAGGGCTCCGTGCTGTCGGTGCGCCGGTGACGGGACCCGAGGGAGGAGTGATCGGCGGGCTGAGTATCTCCGGCCCCCTACACCGGATGGAGGGCGAGCGGCTCGAAGAGCGGATTCCTTCACTCCTGCTCGGTGCGACCAACGAACTCGAACTCAACATCGCCTACCAGTGACCGGGGACGACGCTGCACGAGCCACGGCACGGATTTTTATAGGAGGGGTGAGAACCGGGAGAGTGTATGCTAGACGGGTACGAGATGCACGACCTGACCCAGCCGTGGTGTGAGCACACGCCGGCGTGGCCGACCTACGACAACCCCAAGATCTGGTACGAAAAAAGCCTCGACACCGAGAAAGTCAACGGCCAGAAGATCGAGTTCATGAATCACACAGGAACTCATCTCGACGGCGAGAAACACTTCGACGCGAGCGGCCGGGACATCGAGAGTATGCCGCTCGACGAACTTGTCGGCGAGGCGGTCGTCGCCGATATCTCCGACGAAGTCGGGGATTACGACGTCTACACAAGCGACATGATCAAAGACGTCGTCGACGTTCGAGAGGGTGACATCCTCTTCATCCACACCGGGTACCAACAGCACGCGTGGCACCGCGAGGACGCCGACCCACACAAGTTCTTCTGCAAGCACCCCGGCCCGAACGCGGAGTTCGCCGAGTGGTGCGCGGAGAAGGGACTCAACTACCTGATCCTCGACTGCGGGAGCGCCGACCATCCGATGAACACCGTCGTCCGGGACGTCCGCCCCGAACTCGCCGACGAGGCTGCCGACCACCTCGGCGTCGACGACCTCGACGAGATCTTTCCGCCGGAGGGGTATCAACTGATGCACACCGAGCTGTTCCCCGAGGGGATCGTTCACGTCGAGAACGCCCAGGTTCCTGAAGAACTTCTGAACGAACGAGTGCAGATCGGGACATTCCCGTGGCGGTTCCGTGGCGGCGAGTCGAGCGTCTGTCGGTGCGTCGCGTTCACCGAGGCCTGAGCGGTTTCCCGCTGCCTCGTCCGCGGACGACGGGTGCCGGCGGGCAACGCTTTTCACACCGCGGCGCGCCGAGTACTTGCATGGACGCTTCCGGGTACGTACTGGAGGGTGTGTCCGTGCTCGACCTGTCGACGTTCGTGACCGGTGGGTTCTGCTCGCTGATGCTCGCAAACCAGGGTGCGGACGTAGTGAAGATCGAACGGCCCGGTGCCGGCGACGACATCCGTCACTCCGGACCGCCCTTTATCGACGGCGAATCACCGTACTACTGGACGGTCAACTACGACAAACGGAGCATCGAACTCGACCTGAAATCCGATGCGGGCCGTGAGGCGTTGTACGATCTCGCGCGCGAGGCCGACGTCTTCATCCAGAACTACCGCCCCGGAACCGCCG
It includes:
- a CDS encoding DEAD/DEAH box helicase, producing the protein MTAERFRATLEDLGRPVATAGEVARTLDWTHAEASDALDELAGTGGIERTDVTDDPVVWYPAEFAAFVDREHVVVFPERREIVVEHPEQFTRAQLTQFAHLVDSSGEGAYIYEIREEDVWWSPQDHLDEFIGTIRDVLPERAPDLEEWITSQWDRARQFALTTHPDGYTVLEAANPSLMGNIARQQLDDEHLHAPITDTESWVVEGSESEIKRTLYDAGYPVQDQRDLERGAELDVELGLELREYQREWVEQFLDSGAGVLVGPPGSGKTIAALATLAEVGGETLVLAPSRELAGQWRDQLLAHTDLDPDQIGEYHGGEKSIRPVTIATYRTAGMDRHRKLFDERRWGLIVYDEVHHIPSKVFRRSADLQAKHRLGLSATPVREDNKESEIFTLIGPPIGTDWAKLFEAGFVAEPEVELRYVPWGSEIDREEYASAEGHERRQVAGTNSAKLDAIRSLLDDHADAKALVFVEWLDQGREYAEALGIPFISGETRHAERERLFDEFRRGERTRLIVSRVGDEGIDLPNAEVAIMASGLGGSRRQASQRAGRTMRPAGNSRVYVLATRGTREEDFVRQQLRHLAGKGVRLSEAEIDDPTDP
- a CDS encoding IclR family transcriptional regulator, which codes for MATDDETIGAVGRTLDVLEFLREHGAATLSTVATELDVSKSTAHRHLRTLEGREYVVEHDDGFHLGLRFLDLGEFTRRCRPEYRLAKEKVVELADEVDERVQFMVEEHGRAVYVHQHSGRHAVEANTHPGKRVPIHASAAGLAILSELPSAAIDRITDRHGLSAVTPKTLSTREALERELQATCDRGYSINDQGIIEGLRAVGAPVTGPEGGVIGGLSISGPLHRMEGERLEERIPSLLLGATNELELNIAYQ
- a CDS encoding cyclase family protein, coding for MLDGYEMHDLTQPWCEHTPAWPTYDNPKIWYEKSLDTEKVNGQKIEFMNHTGTHLDGEKHFDASGRDIESMPLDELVGEAVVADISDEVGDYDVYTSDMIKDVVDVREGDILFIHTGYQQHAWHREDADPHKFFCKHPGPNAEFAEWCAEKGLNYLILDCGSADHPMNTVVRDVRPELADEAADHLGVDDLDEIFPPEGYQLMHTELFPEGIVHVENAQVPEELLNERVQIGTFPWRFRGGESSVCRCVAFTEA